GTTCCAACACGACGTCGAAGTCTCCGACCTTTCGGGTATTAACACAAAATATTGCAATCCATCTATTAATCCAACATTCAAACTTCGCAACAATGGTTCCGAAACCGTTACCTCGGTCGTATTTGAATATAAAATTAACGGAGAAGTTATTGGAACTTACGATTATGCAACTTCTTTGGAGTTTTTAGACGAAACTACCGTTACTTTCCCTGTTGAAAATTTTGAAATTTTGAATAACAATACTCTCGAAATTGCAGTTCAATCGGTTAACAACGTTGCCGACCAATACGTGAAAAACAATAATTTAGAAGGAAGTTTCGAAAAAGCTCCTAATGCCACCGGTACCGAAATTAAAATTACCTTAAGAACCGACTCTAAACCGGAAGAAACATCGTGGACAATAACCGACAACAATGGAAATATAGTTGCTACGGGCGAAAACTACACTATTCCAAATAAAACTTATGTGGAAAATGTAACTTTAGAAGCTAACAAATGCTACAGTCTTATGGTTTACGATACCGGAAATAACGGACTATGCTGCGACAATGGTACAGGTTATCTGATTGTTGCTAATGCTAGCGGTGGTACTATTGGTAATGCCAGCAAATTTGGCGATAAACTCGAAATACAATTCTCTACCTACGACCATACCGATATTGAAACAAACTATGCCTCGAAAGTTAGCATTTATCCTAACCCAACTAAAAATATGGTTTACATTAACCTCGATAATAATTTTGGCAGAGCCGATTATCAGCTTATAAATACTCAAGGCAAAGTGCTTAAAAAAGGCACCTTCGAAAATAACAACGGTAGCGTAGATTGTTCCGATGTTCAACAAGGTATTTACTTCTTGAAAATAAATATTGCAAACAAGCAAACTATCGTTGAGAAAATATCGGTAGTGAAATAAATTACTTGCAAATTCTTATATGAAAAAGGCTGTTTGTTGATTACAAGCAGCTTTTTTTATTGTATTTTGTTGCAGAAATTATTATCTTTGTCGTATAACAAAAAAATTATGCCATGAAATCAATTTACATTAAACGAGCATTTTATCCCACAGACTATGCTCTGTATAGAAAAGTTACAGTTAAAACGAGTAGCGGGAAAAAGTACAAATTGGCTCAATTGGAAGAAATCAAAATTGATTGCGAAAATGAGCAATGGATAGAGTTTAAA
The sequence above is a segment of the Lentimicrobiaceae bacterium genome. Coding sequences within it:
- a CDS encoding T9SS type A sorting domain-containing protein, with protein sequence MKKFTLLLTLVMSVLIASSQSQRFVVLEHFTNASCGPCAAYNPTLANLLNNNTSKCISIQYHTSWPGVDPMNAHNPADVSARVGFYGVQGVPHVVMDGNAFSGSPAYVNQTMINNRYAVPADFDITINQELNQAQDSIFITMLGVATKNVSGNLVAHCAVIEKLIQFTTAPGYNGEKVFHNVMKKMLPTSSGTALPDNMSVGDYFIVRAAWKLENVYQINQLSVVGFVQNKTDKAVLQAAKTSTDPITAPFQHDVEVSDLSGINTKYCNPSINPTFKLRNNGSETVTSVVFEYKINGEVIGTYDYATSLEFLDETTVTFPVENFEILNNNTLEIAVQSVNNVADQYVKNNNLEGSFEKAPNATGTEIKITLRTDSKPEETSWTITDNNGNIVATGENYTIPNKTYVENVTLEANKCYSLMVYDTGNNGLCCDNGTGYLIVANASGGTIGNASKFGDKLEIQFSTYDHTDIETNYASKVSIYPNPTKNMVYINLDNNFGRADYQLINTQGKVLKKGTFENNNGSVDCSDVQQGIYFLKINIANKQTIVEKISVVK